From one bacterium Scap17 genomic stretch:
- a CDS encoding thiol:disulfide interchange protein DsbA/DsbL: MKWKPLLTLVAGLGLSASVFAAEAGKDYQVLDEPVKTDAPAGNVEVVEAFWYGCPHCYALESSLEPWVDELPSDVTFNRLPATMGQDWVKHAYAFYAAKDLGILDETHKAFFDAIHQDHQRLTDPDDIAKFYSDYGVSEENAKKSLTSFGVKSQVNQAHAQMRAYKIMGVPALIVDGRYVISPSTAGSLQNMLKITDELVEQVREEKAGSKDAA; this comes from the coding sequence ATGAAGTGGAAACCCCTACTGACTCTGGTGGCGGGCCTTGGCCTGTCAGCAAGCGTTTTCGCCGCTGAAGCTGGCAAGGACTACCAGGTGCTCGACGAGCCGGTGAAGACCGATGCGCCGGCAGGCAACGTCGAAGTGGTCGAGGCATTCTGGTATGGCTGCCCGCATTGCTACGCGCTGGAATCCAGCCTCGAGCCGTGGGTCGATGAGTTGCCGAGCGACGTGACCTTCAACCGCCTGCCGGCCACCATGGGGCAGGACTGGGTCAAGCACGCCTATGCCTTCTATGCCGCCAAGGACCTGGGCATCCTCGACGAGACCCACAAGGCCTTCTTCGATGCCATCCATCAGGACCACCAGCGCCTGACCGATCCGGATGATATCGCCAAGTTCTACAGCGACTACGGCGTCAGCGAAGAAAACGCCAAGAAGTCGCTGACCTCCTTCGGCGTGAAGAGCCAGGTCAATCAGGCCCACGCCCAGATGCGTGCCTACAAGATCATGGGCGTACCGGCACTGATCGTCGATGGCCGCTATGTCATCTCGCCGAGCACGGCTGGTTCACTGCAGAACATGCTCAAGATCACCGACGAGCTGGTCGAGCAGGTGCGTGAAGAGAAAGCCGGCAGCAAGGACGCCGCTTGA
- a CDS encoding cytochrome c4, translating into MRLLLALAATTLAATLPTGAAAESLVGDAAAGKAKAAVCAACHGAQGISPTPAFPHLAGQQAHYLRKQTADIRDGRRSVPQMAGIADNLSDQDIADIAAHYAAQPANRGQAEPEAARAGEVLYRAGSLERGIAACTACHGPRGEGIDSAGYPALAGQFPAYTVSALKAFRDGSRDNDPNAIMSSIAARMSDSDMQQVAEYLHGLR; encoded by the coding sequence TTGCGCCTGCTGCTGGCACTTGCTGCCACGACATTGGCCGCCACCTTGCCGACGGGGGCCGCCGCCGAGTCGCTGGTCGGCGATGCCGCGGCAGGCAAGGCCAAGGCTGCCGTCTGTGCTGCCTGTCATGGCGCCCAGGGCATCTCGCCGACGCCGGCCTTCCCCCATCTTGCTGGCCAGCAGGCCCACTACCTGCGCAAGCAGACGGCCGACATCCGGGATGGTCGCCGCTCGGTGCCGCAGATGGCCGGTATCGCCGACAACCTGAGCGATCAGGACATCGCCGATATCGCGGCCCATTACGCCGCGCAGCCCGCCAATCGTGGTCAGGCCGAGCCAGAGGCGGCCCGTGCAGGCGAGGTGCTGTATCGGGCCGGCTCGCTCGAGCGTGGCATCGCGGCCTGCACAGCCTGTCATGGTCCGCGCGGTGAAGGCATCGACTCGGCAGGTTATCCGGCGCTGGCCGGGCAATTCCCCGCCTATACCGTCTCAGCACTCAAGGCCTTCCGCGACGGCAGCCGCGACAACGACCCGAACGCCATCATGAGCAGCATCGCCGCGCGCATGAGTGACAGCGATATGCAGCAGGTGGCCGAATATCTCCACGGCCTGCGCTGA
- a CDS encoding YihA family ribosome biogenesis GTP-binding protein: MAESAPSTPKLHYRQARFLISAATLAQCPTDVGAEVAFAGRSNAGKSSAINALTSQKALARTSKTPGRTQLINYFTIGETGRHLVDLPGYGYAKVPDKVKREWQSHLSNYLRNRQSLRGLVLLMDVRHPLSEFDQMMLGWADEARMPVHILLTKADKLKRGPAAASLQKVRHALKEWEDLVTVQLFSSLKYSGVEQVHAKLDEWLADPSVVDGVEEVAGDEAPQDPFDD; this comes from the coding sequence ATGGCCGAATCAGCTCCTTCGACCCCCAAGCTCCATTATCGTCAGGCGCGCTTCCTGATCAGTGCCGCGACTCTGGCCCAGTGCCCGACGGACGTGGGTGCCGAAGTGGCCTTCGCGGGTCGCTCCAATGCCGGCAAGTCCAGCGCCATCAATGCGCTGACCTCGCAGAAGGCGTTGGCCCGTACCTCCAAGACTCCCGGCCGCACCCAGCTGATCAACTATTTCACCATCGGTGAAACGGGCCGCCATCTGGTCGACCTGCCCGGCTATGGCTATGCCAAGGTGCCGGACAAGGTGAAGCGCGAGTGGCAGTCACATCTGTCCAACTACCTGCGCAACCGCCAGTCGCTGCGGGGCCTGGTGCTGCTGATGGATGTACGCCATCCGCTGTCCGAATTCGACCAGATGATGCTGGGCTGGGCCGATGAGGCCAGGATGCCGGTGCATATCCTGCTGACCAAGGCGGACAAGCTGAAGCGCGGGCCGGCGGCGGCAAGCCTGCAGAAGGTGCGTCACGCGCTCAAGGAATGGGAAGACCTGGTCACCGTGCAGCTGTTCTCGTCGCTGAAGTATTCCGGTGTGGAGCAGGTGCATGCCAAGCTTGACGAGTGGCTGGCGGACCCGTCGGTGGTGGACGGCGTGGAAGAGGTGGCGGGCGACGAGGCACCGCAGGACCCCTTCGACGACTGA
- a CDS encoding HAD family hydrolase — protein MTALTFDLDDTLWANRAVMERAEAEHYAWLDGEIGHANDFPLEEYTRRRMALGLEHPLRRGDFTWLRREAMHAMLRDAGHDDEQAGHWSRAAIERFLALRHELTPFPEASELLDSLARDYRLGAITNGNVDLARLALDHHFEFSIAAGEWLAPKPDARPFLAAMARLGSRPSTTLHVGDSWKEDALPAARLGMQAAWIDVKGQGAPGPVPTGVHVISHVRELPALIARLND, from the coding sequence CTGACGGCCTTGACCTTCGATCTCGATGACACCCTTTGGGCAAATCGCGCGGTGATGGAGCGCGCCGAGGCCGAGCATTACGCCTGGCTGGATGGCGAAATCGGACATGCCAACGACTTCCCCCTCGAGGAATACACCCGCCGCCGCATGGCGCTGGGTCTGGAGCACCCGCTACGCCGCGGTGATTTCACCTGGCTGCGCCGCGAGGCCATGCACGCCATGCTGCGCGATGCCGGGCATGATGATGAGCAGGCGGGCCACTGGTCACGCGCCGCCATCGAGCGCTTCCTGGCGCTGCGCCACGAATTGACGCCCTTCCCGGAAGCCAGCGAGCTGCTCGACTCACTCGCCCGCGATTACCGCCTTGGTGCCATCACCAATGGCAATGTCGACCTGGCTCGCCTCGCGCTGGACCATCACTTCGAGTTCAGCATCGCCGCCGGCGAATGGCTGGCGCCCAAGCCGGATGCACGCCCCTTCCTCGCCGCCATGGCACGCCTGGGCAGCCGCCCCTCCACCACCCTGCATGTCGGTGACTCATGGAAAGAGGATGCATTGCCTGCCGCGCGCCTGGGTATGCAGGCTGCCTGGATCGACGTCAAGGGTCAGGGTGCCCCGGGCCCCGTCCCGACAGGTGTACATGTCATCTCGCACGTTCGCGAACTGCCGGCGCTGATTGCGCGCCTGAATGACTGA
- a CDS encoding tyrosine recombinase XerC, translated as MSRLDSVHGASAADTSTEGASASNADPLAAEQTLSATCREFLAELALDSSHATVSAYARDLQALTAFMLRPAADSSAAGEKDAAPLPQDWQALDVPTLRRFLGAERSRGLAPRSLARRRAAISRFCGWLVEQDVLPHNPAGLVQTPRLPDHLPRPVDIDSLARFLDCPHDGTPLAIRDQAMLELLYGAGLRLSELVSLDLDMLETRRLRVRGKGDKPRQLPIGSRARQALDAWLMVRGQLAAQDEPAVFVGQQGSRLGQRGVQLRLVAQAKERGLPEHLHPHRLRHSFASHLLESSGDLRAVQELLGHVHLSTTQVYTRLDWQQLASAYDQAHPRARRQRGSATATSDTDATSPIDAPLKDDTL; from the coding sequence ATGAGCCGCCTCGACTCGGTCCACGGCGCCTCAGCCGCCGATACCTCCACCGAAGGCGCCTCAGCGAGCAACGCCGATCCCCTTGCCGCCGAGCAGACGCTGTCCGCTACCTGTCGGGAATTTCTGGCAGAGCTTGCCCTCGACAGCAGCCACGCGACCGTCAGCGCCTACGCGCGTGATCTGCAGGCGTTGACCGCCTTCATGCTGCGCCCCGCAGCGGACAGCAGCGCCGCTGGTGAAAAGGACGCGGCGCCCCTGCCGCAGGATTGGCAGGCGCTGGACGTCCCGACACTCAGGCGTTTTCTGGGGGCCGAGCGCAGTCGTGGCCTCGCGCCACGCTCATTGGCGCGGCGGCGCGCAGCGATTAGCCGCTTCTGTGGCTGGCTGGTCGAGCAGGATGTGCTGCCACACAACCCGGCGGGGCTGGTGCAGACCCCGCGCCTGCCGGACCACCTGCCACGCCCGGTGGATATCGACAGCCTCGCGCGCTTTCTCGACTGCCCGCATGACGGCACGCCGCTGGCGATCCGCGATCAGGCAATGCTGGAACTGCTCTACGGCGCGGGCTTGCGTCTCTCGGAGCTGGTCAGCCTCGACCTCGACATGCTGGAAACCCGCCGCCTGCGCGTGCGCGGCAAGGGCGACAAGCCCCGCCAGCTGCCGATCGGCTCACGCGCCCGCCAGGCGCTGGATGCCTGGCTGATGGTGCGCGGCCAGCTCGCCGCCCAGGACGAGCCGGCAGTGTTCGTCGGCCAGCAGGGGAGCCGCCTCGGTCAGCGTGGGGTTCAGCTCCGGCTGGTGGCGCAGGCCAAAGAACGCGGCCTGCCCGAGCATCTGCACCCGCATCGCCTGCGCCACTCCTTCGCCAGCCATCTGCTCGAATCCAGCGGCGACCTGCGCGCCGTGCAGGAACTGCTGGGACACGTCCACCTCTCGACCACCCAGGTCTACACGCGCCTCGACTGGCAGCAACTGGCCAGCGCCTATGATCAGGCCCACCCTCGCGCCCGCCGCCAGCGCGGATCAGCGACGGCAACATCAGACACCGACGCCACCTCCCCAATTGATGCCCCGCTCAAGGATGACACCCTGTGA